The following proteins are encoded in a genomic region of Dioscorea cayenensis subsp. rotundata cultivar TDr96_F1 chromosome 8, TDr96_F1_v2_PseudoChromosome.rev07_lg8_w22 25.fasta, whole genome shotgun sequence:
- the LOC120266545 gene encoding protein DETOXIFICATION 41, whose amino-acid sequence MAMSEDAENGVAAWQGLLVDIDETSRASEELLGWEPVPWNTKWRLAVWESKNLGMLSWATVVITVFNFMLSLITQMFVGHFGALALAGASVANVGIQGLAYGIMLGMASAVQTVCGQAYGAKKYKAMGIVCQRALILHFIAAAILSILYWYSGAFLRAIKQSADIAAIGQIYARGLIPQLLAFALYCPMQRFLQAQNIVNPIAYISVAVFLFHVLLSWLVVFVFKLGILAAALSLSFSWWVLVIITWVYILFSPRCKQTWTGLSIKALRGLWAYCKLTVSSAIMLCLEVWYAQGIVLLSGFLPNPVISLDAISICANYWNWDFMILLGISNAASVRVSNELGAAHPRVAKFSVIVVVTMCVILSLFISIIVLLLRVPLSKLYTSSEAVVEAVSNLTPLLSISIFLNGIQPILSGVAIGSGWQAIVAYVNVGAYYIIGLPIGCVLAFKTNLAVAGIWWGLIIGVFVQTVTLAILTARTNWNLEVDKAIRRLKEAAEEDSLALANLEE is encoded by the exons ATGGCCATGAGCGAAGACGCGGAGAACGGAGTGGCGGCATGGCAGGGGTTGCTGGTGGACATCGATGAGACGTCGAGAGCGTCGGAGGAGTTGCTCGGGTGGGAGCCTGTGCCGTGGAACACCAAGTGGCGTTTGGCCGTGTGGGAGTCCAAGAACCTCGGCATGTTGTCTTGGGCCACGGTTGTGATCACTGTATTCAATTTTATGCTGAGTCTTATCACGCAGATGTTTGTGGGTCATTTTGGTGCTCTTGCGCTTGCTGGTGCTTCCGTCGCTAATGTTGGCATTCAAGGCCTTGCTTATGGCATTATG TTGGGAATGGCAAGTGCAGTTCAGACTGTATGTGGACAAGCTTACGGGGCCAAAAAATACAAAGCGATGGGCATTGTATGCCAAAGAGCTCTAATCCTTCACTTCATTGCAGCAGCAATTTTAAGCATCTTGTATTGGTACTCTGGTGCATTTCTTCGTGCTATCAAGCAATCGGCCGACATCGCCGCCATCGGTCAAATTTATGCCCGTGGCCTCATACCGCAACTCCTCGCTTTTGCTCTCTACTGCCCTATGCAAAGGTTCTTGCAAGCACAAAACATTGTGAACCCAATTGCTTACATTTCAGTGGCAGTGTTCCTTTTCCATGTTCTTCTTTCATGGCTTGTGGTGTTTGTTTTCAAGCTTGGAATACTTGCTGCAGCTCTCTCACTTAGTTTTTCTTGGTGGGTCCTTGTGATCATCACTTGGGTTTACATTTTGTTTAGCCCTCGTTGTAAGCAGACTTGGACTGGCCTTTCTATTAAGGCTCTCAGGGGCTTGTGGGCTTATTGCAAGCTCACTGTTTCATCAGCAATCATGCTATG TTTGGAGGTGTGGTATGCGCAAGGAATTGTTCTTTTGTCTGGTTTTCTTCCAAACCCTGTGATCTCACTTGATGCTATTTCTATATG tgccAACTATTGGAATTGGGACTTCATGATCCTGCTGGGAATCAGCAATGCAGCAAG TGTGAGAGTGAGTAATGAGCTTGGTGCAGCTCATCCAAGGGTGGCAAAGTTCTCAGTAATAGTAGTGGTAACAATGTGTGTGATACTTAGCCTCTTCATCAGCATCATTGTTCTCTTGCTCAGAGTCCCTCTCAGCAAGCTTTACACTAGCAGTGAAGCAGTCGTTGAGGCTGTCTCAAACCTTACTCCTTTGCTTTCCATCTCCATCTTCCTCAATGGCATTCAACCCATTCTCtcgg GTGTTGCAATTGGGAGTGGATGGCAAGCCATTGTGGCATATGTTAATGTTGGAGCTTACTACATAATTGGCTTGCCAATTGGTTGTGTTCTTGCCTTCAAAACAAACTTAGCTGTTGCT gGCATTTGGTGGGGATTAATTATTGGAGTTTTTGTTCAAACAGTCACCCTTGCAATCTTGACTGCAAGAACCAATTGGAACTTGGAG GTTGACAAAGCAATTAGAAGGTTGAAAGAGGCTGCAGAAGAGGATTCTCTTGCCCttgcaaatttggaggaatga
- the LOC120267357 gene encoding atherin-like: MLALRPRSAASLSRSAAPPPAASAPRRDQRRARPQRASRLAPPPAARRAVSSALAASDRQRRRRASRARAAPSVSASQPPRRARGPVERGRALAAPSAQPAAAPPQPSTRPSRASPGAPAGAASAPRRQRPPCRRPARAAQRFQRSSARTLSSFQSGVALLLSLRLSHLPIGVRACISDSSAVLDDLWRRCDEMTPSPSPTVPSVLPLLGDRDYLRAYEFLMRLSHEFEAVRARLLPGYTSDALVILGICAS, from the exons ATGCT CGCCCTGCGCCCTCGATCAGCGGCGTCTTTGTCTCGATCCGCAGCGCCGCCGCCAGCGGCCAGCGCGCCGCGTCGCGACCAGCGCCGCGCCCGCCCGCAGCGCGCCTCGCGGCTAGCGCCACCGCCCGCCGCCCGCCGCGCCGTCAGCAGCGCCCTCGCCGCTAGCGACCGGCAGCGCCGCCGCCGCGCCAGTCGCGCCCGCGCAGCGCCGTCGGTCAGCGCGTCCCAGCCGCCTCGCCGCGCGCGCGGCCCGGTAGAGCGCGGCCGCGCGCTCGCCGCGCCCAGCGCCCAGCCCGCCGCCGCGCCGCCGCAGCCCAGTACGCGTCCCAGCCGCGCCTCGCCCGGCGCGCCAGCCGGCGCCGCCAGCGCGCCTCGTCGCCAGCGCCCGCCCTGCCGCCGCCCAGCGCGCGCCGCCCA GCGATTTCAGAGATCATCTGCGCGCACTCTATCTTCCTTCCAGTCAGGCGTTGCGCTACTCCTTTCTCTGAGACTCTCACATCTACCTATCGGCGTGAGGGCGTGCATCTCGGATTCTTCTGCCGTGCTCGATGATTTATGGCGTCGGTGTGATGAGATGACACCCTCTCCTTCTCCGACTGTGCCAAGTGTCTTGCCATTGCTCGGGGATCGTGATTATCTTCGTGCTTATGAGTTTCTCATGCGTCTTAGCCACGAGTTCGAGGCCGTTCGGGCTCGGCTACTACCGGGTTACACCTCAGATGCGCTAGTGATACTCGGCATATGTGCTTCTTGA